A part of Antechinus flavipes isolate AdamAnt ecotype Samford, QLD, Australia chromosome 6, AdamAnt_v2, whole genome shotgun sequence genomic DNA contains:
- the ING2 gene encoding inhibitor of growth protein 2 isoform X3 → MEGQLLNLLSSEALKEIDDACEKYKKENDPHQKKRLQQNLQRALINSQELGDEKIQIVTQMLELVENRARQMELHSQCFQDPSESERSSDKTKMDSNQPERSSRRPRRQRTSESRDLCHIANGIEDCDDQPPKEKKSKSAKKKKRSKAKQEREASPVEFAIDPNEPTYCLCNQVSYGEMIGCDNEQCPIEWFHFSCVSLTYKPKGKWYCPKCRGDNEKTMDKSTEKTKKDRRSR, encoded by the exons ATGGAAGGTCAGTTGCTGAATCTTCTGAGTTCAG aagcATTAAAGGAAATTGATGATGCTtgtgaaaaatataagaaagaaaatgatccaCATCAGAAGAAACGCCTTCAGCAGAATCTTCAGAGAGCATTAATAAACAGCCAGGAACTTGGTGATGAGAAAATTCAAATTGTCACACAAATGCTTGAGCTGGTAGAGAACCGGGCAAGGCAAATGGAATTGCATTCACAATGTTTTCAAGATCCTTCAGAAAGTGAGAGATCTTCAGATAAGACAAAGATGGATTCCAACCAACCAGAAAGATCTTCAAGAAGACCTCGCCGACAGCGCACCAGTGAAAGCCGTGATCTCTGCCACATAGCAAATGGGATTGAAGACTGTGATGATCAACCacctaaagaaaagaaatccaaatcTGCCAAGAAAAAGAAACGTTCAAAAGCCaaacaggaaagagaagcttCACCTGTTGAGTTTGCAATAGATCCCAATGAACCTACATACTGCTTATGTAACCAAGTGTCTTATGGGGAAATGATAGGATGTGACAATGAACAATGTCCAATTGAGTGGTTTCATTTTTCATGTGTTTCACTTACTTATAAACCAAAGGGAAAATGGTATTGCCCAAAGTGCAGAGGAGATAATGAGAAAACGATGGACAAAagtactgaaaaaacaaaaaaagatagaagatcGAGGTAG
- the ING2 gene encoding inhibitor of growth protein 2 isoform X2, whose translation MCVFPAVKPYGQELLTQCLVQEALKEIDDACEKYKKENDPHQKKRLQQNLQRALINSQELGDEKIQIVTQMLELVENRARQMELHSQCFQDPSESERSSDKTKMDSNQPERSSRRPRRQRTSESRDLCHIANGIEDCDDQPPKEKKSKSAKKKKRSKAKQEREASPVEFAIDPNEPTYCLCNQVSYGEMIGCDNEQCPIEWFHFSCVSLTYKPKGKWYCPKCRGDNEKTMDKSTEKTKKDRRSR comes from the exons ATGTGTGTTTTCCCTGCTGTGAAACCATATGGGCAGGAACTCTTAACCCAGTGCTTGGTACaag aagcATTAAAGGAAATTGATGATGCTtgtgaaaaatataagaaagaaaatgatccaCATCAGAAGAAACGCCTTCAGCAGAATCTTCAGAGAGCATTAATAAACAGCCAGGAACTTGGTGATGAGAAAATTCAAATTGTCACACAAATGCTTGAGCTGGTAGAGAACCGGGCAAGGCAAATGGAATTGCATTCACAATGTTTTCAAGATCCTTCAGAAAGTGAGAGATCTTCAGATAAGACAAAGATGGATTCCAACCAACCAGAAAGATCTTCAAGAAGACCTCGCCGACAGCGCACCAGTGAAAGCCGTGATCTCTGCCACATAGCAAATGGGATTGAAGACTGTGATGATCAACCacctaaagaaaagaaatccaaatcTGCCAAGAAAAAGAAACGTTCAAAAGCCaaacaggaaagagaagcttCACCTGTTGAGTTTGCAATAGATCCCAATGAACCTACATACTGCTTATGTAACCAAGTGTCTTATGGGGAAATGATAGGATGTGACAATGAACAATGTCCAATTGAGTGGTTTCATTTTTCATGTGTTTCACTTACTTATAAACCAAAGGGAAAATGGTATTGCCCAAAGTGCAGAGGAGATAATGAGAAAACGATGGACAAAagtactgaaaaaacaaaaaaagatagaagatcGAGGTAG
- the ING2 gene encoding inhibitor of growth protein 2 isoform X4 has product MLELVENRARQMELHSQCFQDPSESERSSDKTKMDSNQPERSSRRPRRQRTSESRDLCHIANGIEDCDDQPPKEKKSKSAKKKKRSKAKQEREASPVEFAIDPNEPTYCLCNQVSYGEMIGCDNEQCPIEWFHFSCVSLTYKPKGKWYCPKCRGDNEKTMDKSTEKTKKDRRSR; this is encoded by the coding sequence ATGCTTGAGCTGGTAGAGAACCGGGCAAGGCAAATGGAATTGCATTCACAATGTTTTCAAGATCCTTCAGAAAGTGAGAGATCTTCAGATAAGACAAAGATGGATTCCAACCAACCAGAAAGATCTTCAAGAAGACCTCGCCGACAGCGCACCAGTGAAAGCCGTGATCTCTGCCACATAGCAAATGGGATTGAAGACTGTGATGATCAACCacctaaagaaaagaaatccaaatcTGCCAAGAAAAAGAAACGTTCAAAAGCCaaacaggaaagagaagcttCACCTGTTGAGTTTGCAATAGATCCCAATGAACCTACATACTGCTTATGTAACCAAGTGTCTTATGGGGAAATGATAGGATGTGACAATGAACAATGTCCAATTGAGTGGTTTCATTTTTCATGTGTTTCACTTACTTATAAACCAAAGGGAAAATGGTATTGCCCAAAGTGCAGAGGAGATAATGAGAAAACGATGGACAAAagtactgaaaaaacaaaaaaagatagaagatcGAGGTAG